The following proteins are co-located in the Syngnathus scovelli strain Florida chromosome 5, RoL_Ssco_1.2, whole genome shotgun sequence genome:
- the kif16ba gene encoding kinesin-like protein KIF16B isoform X4 — MMGNPGDAGLIPRICQGLFGRIDNAARRDEASFRTEVSYLEIYNERVRDLLRRKSAQTCNLRVREHPKDGPYVQDLSKHLVQNYSDVEELMEAGNIKRTTASTGMNDTSSRSHAIFTVNFTQAKFDAEMPSETLSKIHLVDLAGSERADATGAAGVRLKEGANINKSLVTLGNVISALADLCADADGSQKRKSLFVPYRDSVLTWLLKDSLGGNSKTIMIATVSPADVNYGETLSTLRYANRAKNIINKPTVNEDANVKLIRELRAEIMRLKALLVRGNQVALLDSPTALSMEEKLHRSEARVLELTKEWTNKWSETQNILKEETLALRKEGTGVVLDSELPHLLAIDDDLLSTGIILYHLKEGPTYVGREDGAGEQDIVVHGADVESQHCVFDNSGGTVTLVPLAAALCCVNGRRVATPTRLNQGAVVLLGRTNMFRFNHPKEAAKLREKRKSGLSSTLGLSASDLSKSCDNLSAVMLYNPGRELERRQREELDRLELTRHQIKQMEAKQRSEKAKLQRLRREVESRRKESEEARQRILRQEESLRRRSRDMESRLRDFLEEKRRFDQLRRADQELPRPQEELRREPRQPERLEAAQLSHKKGAAAAVTLFSSEEEEEEKKRPPAPISSPDLHNLPDHLNSPGLDNLFDHPNSLGLADLLDQEEKLRVQRPQEDKGEELWHKKQQIHAGHLVPDTVPLSDRRTNIEEEVERRLQRFNLNTSSPTMDPDPSRHQCGSGNAEPPPLKGSVRVNIPRYVLRGQGKDEHFEFEVKMSVKDETWTVFRRYSRFREMHKSLKSKYPQLAILDFPPKKLFGNKDEKMVAERRNQLERYLRSVFEVMSAASGSPLRQDDERAAFAVSKRSVCELSPFFKKGVFESGRHGTG, encoded by the exons ATGATGGGCAATCCG GGAGACGCCGGTCTGATCCCACGGATCTGCCAGGGTTTGTTCGGCCGCATCGACAATGCCGCTCGACGGGACGAAGCTTCGTTCCGCACGGAAGTCAG CTACCTGGAGATCTACAACGAGCGTGTGAGGGACCTTCTGAGGAGGAAGTCTGCTCAGACCTGCAACCTGAGGGTCAGGGAGCACCCCAAGGACGGACCTTACGTCCAAG ATCTGTCCAAGCATCTGGTGCAGAACTACAGCGACGTGGAGGAGCTGATGGAGGCGGGAAACATCAAGCGCACCACCGCCAGCACCGGCATGAACGACACCAGCAGCCGCTCGCACGCCATCTTTACCGTCAACTTCACGCAG GCCAAGTTTGACGCCGAGATGCCCAGCGAGACCCTGAGCAAGATCCACCTGGTGGATCTGGCGGGCAGCGAGCGCGCCGACGCCACCGGCGCCGCCGGCGTCCGCCTCAAGGAAGGCGCCAACATCAACAAGTCGCTGGTCACGCTCGGCAACGTCATCTCCGCCCTGG CCGACCTCTGCGCTGATGCCGACGGCAGCCAGAAGAGGAAGTCGCTCTTCGTGCCCTACAGAGACTCCGTCTTGACGTGGCTGCTGAAGGACAGCCTGGGCGGCAACTCCAAGACCATCATGATTGCAA CCGTGTCCCCCGCCGACGTCAACTACGGCGAGACGCTCAGCACGCTGCGCTACGCCAACAGGGCCAAGAACATCATCAACAAGCCCACCGTCAACGAGGACGCCAACGTCAAGCTGATCCGAGAGCTGCGGGCGGAGATCATGCGACTCAAAGCGCTTCTGGTTCGGGGCAACCAG GTCGCTCTCTTGGACTCACCAACCGCGCTCAGCATGGAGGAGAAGCTGCACCGGAGCGAAGCCAGG gtccTGGAGCTGACAAAGGAGTGGACCAATAAGTGGAGTGAGACGCAGAACATCCTCAAG GAGGAGACGCTGGCGCTGCGCAAGGAGGGCACGGGCGTGGTCCTGGACTCGGAGCTGCCTCACCTCCTGGCCATCGACGACGACCTCCTCAGCACCGGCATCATCCTCTACCACCTCAAG GAGGGCCCGACGTACGTGGGCAGAGAGGACGGCGCCGGGGAGCAGGACATCG TGGTCCACGGCGCCGACGTGGAAAGCCAGCACTGCGTGTTTGACAACAGCGGCGGGACGGTGACGCTGGTGCCGCTGGCCGCCGCGCTCTGCTGCGTCAACGGGAGACGTGTGGCCACGCCCACGCGGCTCAATCAAG GCGCCGTGGTCCTGCTGGGCAGGACCAACATGTTCCGCTTCAACCACCCCAAAGAGGCGGCAAAGCTGCGGGAGAAGCGCAAG AGCGGCCTCTCATCCACCTTGGGCCTGTCGGCGAGCGACCTGTCCAAGTCGTGCGACAACCTCTCGGCCGTCATGCTCTACAACCCGGG GAGGGAGCTGGAGCGTCGGCAGCGCGAGGAGCTGGACAGGCTGGAGCTGACCAG GCATCAGATCAAGCAGATGGAGGCCAAGCAGCGCAGCGAGAAGGCCAAGCTGCAGCGCCTCCGGCGGGAGGTGGAGAGCCGGCGCAAGGAGTCAGAGGAGGCGCGTCAGAGGATCCTGCGCCAGGAGGAAAGCCTGCGCCGCCGCAGCCGCGACATGGAGAGCCGCCTCCGAGACTTCCTGGAGGAGAAGCGGCGCTTTGACCAGCTCAGACGAGCCGACCAGGAACTCCCGCGGCCCCAAGAGGAGCTCCGCCGAGAGCCGCGACAGCCGGAGCGTCTGGAGGCGGCGCAACTGAGCCACAAAAAAGGCGCCGCCGCTGCCGTCACTCTCTTTagcagtgaggaggaggaggaggagaagaaacgGCCGCCGGCTCCTATCAGTTCTCCTGACCTGCACAACCTCCCCGACCACCTAAATTCTCCAGGCCTGGACAACCTCTTCGACCACCCAAATTCTCTGGGGCTGGCCGACCTCCTCGACCAGGAGGAGAAGCTTCGGGTGCAGCGACCGCAAGAGGACAAAGGAGAAGAGCTCTGGCACAAGAAGCAGCAGATACACGCAGGACACCTGGTCCCCGACACCGTTCCGCTCTCAGACCGCAG GACCAACATTGAAGAGGAGGTTGAGCGGAGGCTACAGCGCTTCAATCTCAACACAAGCAGTCCCACGATGGACCCGGACCCGTCACGACAT CAGTGTGGCAGCGGCAATGCCGAGCCTCCTCCTCTCAAGGGAAGCGTCCGTGTCAACATCCCTCGCTACGTCCTCCGAGGCCAGGGCAAGGATGAGCATTTTGAGTTCGAGGTCAAG ATGAGCGTCAAGGACGAGACGTGGACAGTCTTCCGTCGCTACAGCCGCTTTCGAGAGATGCACAAGAGTCTCAAGTCGAAATATCCGCAG CTGGCAATTCTGGACTTCCCTCCCAAGAAATTATTTGGAAACAAAGATGAGAAAATGGTTGCTGAACGCAGGAATCAGCTGGAG CGCTACCTGCGAAGCGTGTTTGAGGTGATGTCGGCGGCGTCCGGGTCACCGCTGCGGCAGGACGACGAGCGCGCCGCCTTTGCTGTGTCCAAACGCTCTGTGTGCGAGCTGTCTCCCTTCTTCAAGAAAGGCGTCTTTGAGAGCGGTCGCCACGGAACCGGCTAA